One stretch of Dyella jiangningensis DNA includes these proteins:
- a CDS encoding acyl-CoA dehydrogenase — protein MSVILTLLAALIATGACAYHRSSLRTWAIVTVVATVVVGALTGAPWTTFVLLVIELGIAVPLLMKTFRRKQITAPLLKMFAKVTPKLSETEQTALEAGTVGFEGELFSGKPDWHELLKQPKPELSVEEQAFMDGPVEELCGMIDDWQITHELADLPPEVWAFIKKHKFFGMIIPKQYGGLGFSALAHSAVLQKLATMSATVASTVAVPNSLGPAELLLHYGSDEQKNHYLPRLAVGEEIPCFALTGPYAGSDATSITDFGIVCKQVVDGVETLGMKLTFDKRYITLAPIATVVGLAFRLYDPEKLLGDKEDLGITLALLPRSTPGLEIGRRHFPLNIPFQNGPLHGKDVFVPLSTLIGGPHMAGHGWRMLVECLSVGRAISLPSNATGGVRAAVAATGAYARMRKQFGLSIARFEGVEEALARIGGLTYATAALSRATAAAVDRGEKPAVPSAIAKYHATEWGRVIAGDALDVHGGKGVQLGPKNYAGRAWQGVPIAITVEGANIMTRSLMIFGQGAIRCHPYVLKEMQALSIADYGDRLRTFDRALFGHIGFGISNAVRSFTLGITGSRIGDTAGDAYTRRYYRKLNRYSAALALCADTFMGVLGGKLKFKEKLSARLGDVLSYLYIASAMLKRYEDTGRPEADRPLLAWAFHECMWRTQMALDGAIRNFPVKPVAWLLRALVFPFGRREVPPSDRLGRRVAAIITAPGEARDRLTEWVYLAPTANNTIGRMNALLPDVIAAEPVERKFGKAQKAGQFKSHDYNGQLAEALQAGVITAPEHDLLKRVRDGVAEFIAVDDFDPAELRSAVTRADRNKKLADAA, from the coding sequence ATGTCCGTGATCCTGACCCTGCTGGCGGCGCTGATTGCCACCGGCGCCTGTGCCTACCACCGCAGCAGCCTGCGTACGTGGGCGATCGTGACGGTGGTGGCCACCGTCGTGGTCGGTGCGCTCACCGGCGCGCCGTGGACTACCTTCGTCCTGCTGGTGATCGAGCTCGGCATCGCCGTGCCGCTGCTGATGAAGACCTTCCGCCGCAAGCAGATCACCGCGCCGCTGCTGAAGATGTTCGCCAAGGTGACGCCGAAGCTGTCGGAAACCGAGCAGACCGCGCTGGAAGCGGGCACCGTCGGCTTCGAAGGCGAACTGTTCTCCGGCAAGCCCGACTGGCACGAGCTGCTCAAGCAGCCCAAGCCCGAGCTGAGCGTGGAGGAGCAGGCGTTCATGGATGGTCCGGTCGAAGAGCTGTGCGGCATGATCGACGACTGGCAGATCACGCACGAGCTGGCCGATCTTCCGCCGGAAGTCTGGGCCTTCATCAAGAAGCACAAGTTCTTCGGCATGATCATCCCGAAGCAGTACGGCGGCCTGGGCTTCTCGGCGCTGGCGCATTCGGCGGTGCTGCAGAAGCTGGCGACCATGTCGGCGACGGTGGCCTCCACCGTCGCGGTGCCGAACTCGCTGGGTCCGGCGGAACTGCTGCTGCACTACGGCAGCGACGAGCAGAAGAACCATTACCTGCCGCGCCTGGCGGTGGGCGAGGAAATCCCCTGCTTCGCGCTCACCGGTCCGTACGCCGGCTCCGACGCTACGTCGATCACCGACTTCGGCATCGTCTGCAAGCAGGTAGTGGATGGCGTCGAGACGCTGGGCATGAAGCTCACCTTCGACAAGCGCTACATCACGCTGGCGCCGATCGCCACGGTGGTGGGCCTTGCCTTCCGCCTGTATGACCCGGAGAAGCTGCTGGGCGACAAGGAAGACTTGGGGATAACGCTGGCGCTGTTGCCGCGCAGCACGCCAGGCCTGGAAATCGGGCGCCGCCACTTCCCGCTCAATATCCCGTTCCAGAACGGTCCGCTGCACGGCAAGGACGTGTTCGTGCCGCTGTCGACGCTGATCGGCGGCCCGCACATGGCCGGCCATGGCTGGCGCATGCTGGTGGAATGCCTCTCGGTGGGTCGCGCGATCTCGCTGCCGTCCAATGCGACGGGCGGCGTGCGCGCTGCCGTGGCGGCCACGGGTGCGTATGCGCGGATGCGCAAGCAGTTCGGTCTTTCCATCGCCCGTTTCGAAGGCGTTGAAGAAGCGCTGGCGCGCATCGGCGGCCTGACCTACGCCACGGCTGCGCTGTCGCGCGCCACGGCGGCGGCGGTAGATCGCGGCGAGAAGCCGGCGGTGCCGTCGGCGATCGCCAAATACCACGCGACCGAATGGGGTCGCGTGATCGCCGGTGATGCGTTGGACGTGCATGGTGGCAAGGGCGTGCAGCTCGGCCCGAAGAACTACGCGGGCCGCGCATGGCAGGGCGTGCCGATCGCCATCACGGTGGAAGGCGCGAACATCATGACGCGCAGCCTGATGATCTTCGGGCAGGGCGCCATCCGTTGCCATCCCTACGTGCTGAAGGAAATGCAGGCACTGTCGATCGCCGATTACGGCGACCGCCTGCGCACGTTCGACCGCGCGCTGTTCGGCCATATCGGCTTCGGCATTTCCAACGCGGTGCGCAGCTTCACGCTGGGCATCACCGGTTCGCGCATCGGAGACACCGCGGGCGATGCGTACACGCGCCGCTACTACCGCAAGCTCAACCGCTACTCGGCGGCGCTGGCGCTGTGCGCCGACACCTTCATGGGCGTGCTGGGCGGCAAGCTGAAGTTCAAGGAAAAGCTCTCCGCGCGTCTGGGCGACGTGCTGAGCTACCTGTACATCGCCAGTGCGATGCTCAAGCGCTACGAGGACACCGGCCGTCCAGAAGCGGATCGTCCGCTGCTGGCCTGGGCGTTCCACGAGTGCATGTGGCGCACGCAGATGGCACTGGATGGGGCGATCCGCAACTTCCCGGTGAAGCCGGTGGCGTGGCTGCTGCGTGCGCTGGTGTTCCCGTTCGGTCGCCGCGAAGTGCCACCGTCGGATCGCCTGGGCCGTCGCGTGGCCGCGATCATCACGGCACCGGGCGAGGCGCGCGATCGCCTCACCGAATGGGTGTATCTCGCGCCGACCGCGAACAACACCATTGGCCGCATGAACGCATTGCTGCCCGACGTGATCGCGGCCGAGCCGGTCGAGCGCAAGTTCGGCAAGGCGCAGAAGGCGGGCCAGTTCAAGTCGCACGATTACAACGGCCAACTCGCCGAGGCGCTGCAGGCCGGCGTGATCACCGCGCCCGAACACGACCTGTTGAAGCGCGTGCGCGATGGCGTGGCTGAGTTCATCGCGGTGGACGATTTCGATCCGGCGGAATTGCGCTCGGCCGTGACGCGCGCCGATCGCAACAAGAAGCTGGCCGACGCGGCCTGA
- a CDS encoding hotdog fold domain-containing protein yields MSQALSLYRRLVTLPGGRWLYGRLICFKAPYFATIAPRFVALEPGRCAVDIRDRRRVHNHIGTVHAIALCNAAELTAGMMTDVTIPSRMRWIPRSMAVEYLAKAKGTLRAEATPVSAAAEATSGYAWPVNVSVRNAASEEVFRARIDMWVSPRKDA; encoded by the coding sequence ATGAGTCAGGCGTTGTCGCTGTATCGTCGGCTGGTGACGTTGCCGGGCGGACGCTGGTTGTACGGCCGCCTGATCTGCTTCAAGGCACCGTACTTCGCCACCATCGCGCCGCGTTTCGTGGCGCTGGAGCCAGGGCGCTGCGCGGTGGACATCCGCGATCGCCGCCGCGTGCACAACCACATCGGCACGGTGCACGCGATTGCGCTGTGCAACGCCGCGGAACTCACCGCCGGCATGATGACCGATGTCACCATTCCGTCGCGCATGCGTTGGATTCCCAGGAGCATGGCGGTGGAATACCTGGCCAAGGCGAAGGGCACGCTGCGTGCGGAAGCGACGCCGGTATCCGCCGCCGCCGAAGCGACCAGCGGCTATGCGTGGCCCGTCAACGTCAGCGTGCGCAACGCGGCTAGCGAAGAAGTGTTCCGTGCACGCATCGACATGTGGGTGTCGCCGCGCAAGGACGCCTGA
- a CDS encoding diguanylate cyclase domain-containing protein: MNMHAPKILVVDDTPANLVAMRHLLADSGAQLFEAGSGNEALALCLDHEFALILLDVNMPEMDGFEVAFLIGEDERLRDTPIIFVTAAYADDINRVRGYHFGAVDYIAKPINDMILQSKVRVFLELYRARAALKATLEELEERNDQLNWEIGERMRIEEHILHQATHDTLTGLPNRTLFHDRLTTAMQRAPHHLTQFGLALLDIDGFKGVNDNHGHPAGDALLQAIAHRLSGEVRANDTVARLGGDEFAVILEDIDGASSLVRRCEELCALLARPYPLEGRHGPFVANVSASIGVALWQGSTQGDEELIQCADRALYQAKDAGKNRCVLAS, translated from the coding sequence ATGAACATGCATGCTCCCAAGATCCTCGTCGTCGACGACACACCGGCCAACCTGGTCGCCATGCGCCACCTGTTGGCCGACAGCGGTGCGCAGCTGTTCGAGGCCGGCAGCGGCAATGAAGCGCTGGCGTTGTGCCTGGACCACGAGTTCGCGCTGATCCTGCTCGACGTGAACATGCCCGAGATGGACGGCTTCGAGGTGGCATTCCTGATCGGCGAAGACGAGCGGCTGCGAGACACGCCGATCATCTTCGTCACGGCGGCCTATGCCGATGACATCAATCGCGTGCGCGGCTACCACTTCGGCGCGGTGGATTACATCGCCAAGCCCATCAACGACATGATCCTGCAGTCCAAGGTGCGCGTCTTCCTCGAACTGTACCGCGCGCGCGCGGCACTGAAGGCGACGCTGGAAGAGCTGGAAGAGCGCAACGACCAGCTCAATTGGGAAATCGGCGAGCGCATGCGCATCGAGGAGCACATCCTGCACCAGGCCACGCACGACACGCTTACCGGCCTGCCCAACCGTACGCTGTTCCACGACCGCCTGACCACGGCCATGCAACGCGCACCGCACCACCTGACGCAGTTCGGCCTGGCCCTGCTCGACATCGATGGCTTCAAGGGCGTGAACGACAACCACGGCCACCCTGCCGGCGATGCCCTGCTGCAGGCCATCGCCCATCGACTCAGCGGCGAAGTACGTGCCAACGATACGGTGGCGCGGCTGGGCGGCGACGAATTCGCGGTGATCCTGGAGGACATCGATGGTGCGTCCTCGCTGGTCAGGCGCTGCGAAGAGCTGTGCGCGCTGCTCGCCCGACCTTATCCGCTGGAAGGACGCCACGGCCCGTTCGTGGCCAACGTGAGCGCCAGCATCGGCGTGGCGCTGTGGCAAGGAAGCACGCAAGGCGACGAAGAACTGATCCAGTGCGCCGACCGCGCGCTCTACCAGGCCAAGGACGCGGGCAAGAACCGCTGCGTGCTGGCCTCCTGA
- a CDS encoding alpha/beta fold hydrolase — MVTTPIEETVTRMASIDGLELSVEVRHPSGTPTLLFAHGFGQTRGAWRGASAALAEQGYRCVSFDARGHGESSWLPGGEYHMEQFVGDLRLLAHAELRKPILVGASMGGLLGLMLAGEIDPQAFRALVLVDITPRWETAGVERILAFMQAHPDGFASYAEAAEEIARYLPHRAGRKSEDQLRPLLREGSDGRLRWHWDPALLGGQLIHESERYQPRLMAAAAKVRVPLLLLSGGRSDVVSRDTVDEFLKLVPHAEHVELPRATHMVAGDANDAFTREIARFVGELSRTDRSDALTA, encoded by the coding sequence ATGGTAACGACACCCATCGAAGAGACCGTGACGCGGATGGCCTCGATTGACGGCCTGGAGCTGTCGGTCGAGGTCCGCCATCCCTCGGGAACCCCCACGCTGCTGTTCGCCCACGGCTTCGGCCAGACCCGTGGCGCCTGGCGTGGCGCCTCGGCCGCCCTGGCGGAGCAGGGATATCGCTGCGTCAGCTTCGACGCGCGCGGCCACGGCGAGAGCAGCTGGCTGCCGGGCGGCGAGTACCACATGGAACAGTTCGTCGGCGACCTGCGCCTGCTGGCGCATGCCGAGTTGCGCAAGCCGATCCTGGTCGGTGCGTCCATGGGCGGCCTGCTGGGGCTGATGCTGGCCGGCGAGATCGACCCGCAGGCGTTCCGGGCGCTGGTCCTGGTGGATATCACGCCACGCTGGGAAACCGCCGGCGTCGAACGCATCCTAGCCTTCATGCAGGCCCATCCCGATGGGTTCGCCAGCTATGCCGAGGCGGCCGAGGAAATCGCCCGCTACCTGCCGCATCGCGCCGGCCGCAAATCCGAAGACCAGCTTCGTCCCTTGCTGCGCGAAGGCAGCGATGGCCGGTTGCGGTGGCATTGGGATCCTGCGTTGCTGGGCGGCCAGCTGATCCACGAAAGCGAACGCTACCAGCCGCGCCTGATGGCCGCGGCGGCGAAGGTGCGCGTGCCGCTGCTGCTGCTCTCGGGCGGACGCAGCGACGTGGTGTCGCGCGATACCGTCGATGAATTCCTGAAGCTGGTGCCGCATGCCGAGCACGTGGAACTGCCACGCGCGACACATATGGTGGCCGGCGACGCCAACGATGCCTTCACCCGCGAAATCGCACGTTTCGTGGGCGAGCTTTCCCGTACCGACCGCAGCGATGCGTTGACTGCGTGA
- a CDS encoding TetR/AcrR family transcriptional regulator translates to MNASAKPERTRLSAEDWEDAALKLIADQGVNALAVEALARQLGVTKGSFYWHFRTREALLQAALERWEQYGEREVISQIEAMPDPRARLPELFRRVAHELAPHRVYAALLKALDHPQVVPVMARVSQRRMEFLTNIYKEAGLEPVEALNRARLTYAAYVGFLQLNFTLGLPRISHEEFDAYVEHMIRTLTPN, encoded by the coding sequence ATGAATGCAAGCGCCAAACCTGAACGTACCCGTCTTTCCGCCGAAGATTGGGAAGATGCGGCCCTCAAGCTGATCGCCGACCAGGGCGTCAATGCCCTCGCCGTGGAAGCCCTGGCCCGCCAGCTCGGCGTGACCAAGGGCAGCTTCTACTGGCACTTCCGCACCCGCGAAGCCCTGCTTCAGGCCGCATTGGAACGCTGGGAGCAGTACGGCGAGCGGGAAGTCATCTCGCAGATCGAGGCCATGCCCGATCCGCGCGCGCGCCTGCCGGAACTGTTCCGCCGCGTGGCGCACGAGCTGGCGCCCCACCGCGTGTATGCCGCCCTGCTGAAGGCGTTGGACCATCCGCAGGTGGTGCCGGTGATGGCCCGCGTCTCGCAGCGCCGCATGGAGTTCCTCACCAACATCTACAAGGAAGCCGGGCTCGAGCCGGTCGAGGCGCTCAACCGCGCCCGCCTGACCTATGCCGCCTACGTGGGCTTCCTGCAGCTCAACTTCACGCTGGGCCTGCCGCGGATCAGCCACGAGGAGTTCGACGCCTACGTTGAGCACATGATCCGGACGCTCACGCCGAACTGA
- a CDS encoding chemotaxis protein CheB has product MAAPQAIVIGCSAGGLTALETLFSALLPNLEQAIVVCCHTGSSTVELMCELLAQHATLPVVEASERAPLEGGVIHVAPSGYHLLVEATRRFALSVDERVSYARPSIDVLFDSAAEAYRDALIGVVLTGANSDGAHGLACVRSNGGLAIVQDPADAEAAAMPMAALEIAGADYCAPLAAIAPLLNRLCLP; this is encoded by the coding sequence TCGGCTGTTCGGCGGGTGGCCTGACCGCGCTGGAGACGCTTTTTTCCGCCCTGCTGCCCAATCTGGAACAGGCCATCGTCGTATGCTGCCACACCGGTTCGTCGACAGTGGAGCTGATGTGTGAACTCCTTGCGCAGCACGCCACGTTGCCCGTGGTCGAGGCAAGCGAACGCGCACCGCTGGAGGGCGGCGTCATCCATGTCGCGCCCAGCGGCTACCACCTGCTGGTGGAAGCCACCCGGCGCTTCGCGCTGTCGGTCGATGAACGCGTGAGCTACGCCCGCCCCTCGATCGACGTGCTGTTCGATTCGGCGGCCGAGGCCTACCGCGACGCCCTGATCGGCGTGGTGCTTACCGGCGCCAACAGCGACGGCGCCCACGGACTCGCATGCGTGCGCAGCAACGGTGGCCTCGCCATCGTGCAGGACCCTGCCGACGCCGAGGCGGCGGCCATGCCCATGGCGGCGCTGGAAATCGCCGGCGCCGACTACTGTGCTCCCCTGGCGGCCATCGCACCGCTGCTCAACCGTTTATGCCTGCCATGA